A genomic region of Raphanus sativus cultivar WK10039 chromosome 6, ASM80110v3, whole genome shotgun sequence contains the following coding sequences:
- the LOC108810748 gene encoding protein DA1-related 6-like isoform X2: MWCLSCFKPSTSEFEAEINLALEVSQHEADIQEAQQLDSAIQESSRLQKLEEEKGKRRTRELEKDAQIARALQYDERDNQLKDEQPAKTVVESSKEKRKSKQFEEQVKKDEQIAQDLQNRLNKNAFEERPGALRDKAVLDDKDEQLAKTAKSSKKKRKSKQFEEQVKKDEQVAQDLQNRLNKMTYEDSPGLHDNSVLDDKDEQLAKTVKSSKEKRKSKQFEEQVKKDEQVAQDLQNRLNKMAYEESPGLRDSAVLDDKDEQLAITAKSSKEKRKRKQFEEQVKNDEQIAQDLQNQFSEIAYKESMELHDNSVLGNEDEQFPKTAGTSFKLKGKEKILEQVKKDEELAARVHESLNMHVKKDEEELASRSSLDEEEQRLIWESLKGKGKIKELTDEEEENGKLPEMNPPRIMCGGCNFEIEHGRSVDVLGVLWHPECLWCDACHRPITVQEVENHVSNSRGKFHKTCYERYCYICKERKMKKYNHHPFWEERYCPAHESDGTPKCFSCERLEPRGTNYVKLGDRRWQCLECMESAVMDTYEASPLHFEIREFFEGLNMKIEKEFPFLLVEKQALNKAEQEEKIDYQFEVVTRGICLSEAQTITSVSKRPRMGPDNQLIDMVTESQSVVRDCEVTAILILYGLPRLMTGYILAHEMMHAYLRLNGYKNLNNVIEEGICQVLGHLWLESQTYAPIEATEAAASSSSHAPAATASKKGVCSDFEKKLVDFCKNQIETDDSPVYGVGFRKVNKMVTNSSLKETLKEIIHRG; this comes from the exons ATGTGGTGCCTCTCTTGCTTCAAACCCTCTACTTCTGAG TTTGAAGCAGAAATTAATCTTGCCTTAGAAGTTTCACAGCATGAAGCTGACATTCAAGAAGCTCAACAGCTTGATTCCGCCATTCAAGAATCTTCTCGTCTCCAAAAACTAGAAGAGGAAAAGGGAAAAAGGCGTACCAGAGAGTTAGAAAAGGATGCGCAGATTGCCCGTGCTTTGCAATATGATGAAAGAGACAACCAGCTGAAAGATGAGCAGCCTGCTAAGACTGTTGTGGAGAGTTCTAAGGAGAAACGCAAAAGCAAACAGTttgaagaacaagtgaagaaggATGAACAGATAGCGCAAGATCTTCAGAACCGCTTAAACAAGAACGCATTTGAGGAAAGACCAGGGGCCCTGCGTGATAAAGCTGTGCTTGACGACAAAGACGAGCAGCTTGCTAAAACCGCTAAGAGCTCAAAGAAGAAACGCAAAAGCAAACAGTttgaagaacaagtgaagaaggATGAACAGGTAGCACAAGATCTTCAAAACCGCTTAAACAAGATGACATATGAGGATAGTCCAGGGCTGCATGATAACTCTGTGTTGGACGACAAAGATGAGCAGCTTGCTAAAACCGTTAAGAGCTCAAAGGAAAAACGGAAAAGCAAACAGTTTGAAGAACAAGTGAAAAAGGATGAACAGGTAGCACAAGATCTTCAAAACCGCTTAAACAAGATGGCATATGAGGAAAGTCCAGGGCTGCGTGATAGCGCTGTGTTGGACGATAAAGATGAGCAGCTTGCTATCACCGCTAAGAGTTCAAAGGAGAAACGCAAAAGAAAACAGTTTGAAGAACAGGTGAAGAATGATGAACAGATAGCGCAAGATCTTCAAAACCAATTTAGTGAGATAGCATACAAGGAAAGTATGGAGCTGCATGACAACTCTGTGCTGGGTAATGAAGATGAGCAGTTTCCTAAGACCGCTGGGACGAGTTTCAAGCTTAAAGGTAAAGAAAAGATACTTGAACAAGTGAAGAAGGATGAAGAACTCGCTGCCAGAGTTCATGAGAGTCTAAACATG CATGTgaagaaggatgaagaagaaCTTGCTTCTAGATCGTCATTGGATGAAGAAGAACAGCGGTTAATTTGGGAGAGTTTGAAGGGCAAGGGTAAAATAAAGGAACTCACAGACGAGGAGGAAGAAAATGGAAAGCTTCCAGAGATGAATCCTCCTCGAAT CATGTGTGGTGGTTGCAACTTTGAGATTGAACATGGAAGATCTGTGGATGTCTTGGGTGTTCTTTGGCATCCTGAGTGTCTCTGGTGTGATGCTTGCCACAGACCAATAACTGTCCAGGAGGTTGAAAACCAT GTTTCAAACTCAAGAGGCAAGTTTCACAAGACCTGCTATGAACGGTACTGCTATATCTGCAAAGAGAGGAAG ATGAAAAAATACAATCATCATCCTTTCTGGGAGGAGAGGTACTGCCCTGCTCATGAATCTGATGGAACTCCCAAATGTTTCAGTTGCGAGAGGCTAGAG CCTAGGGGAACGAACTATGTAAAGCTTGGTGATCGTCGGTGGCAATGTCTAGAATGTATGGAATCTGCGGTAATGGATACTTATGAAGCCTCGCCTCTGCATTTTGAAATCCGTGAATTCTTCGAAGGCTTAAACATgaagattgagaaagaatttccttttcttttggtGGAGAAACAAGCGCTGAATAAAGCTGAGCAGGAAGAGAAGATT GACTACCAATTTGAGGTGGTAACCAGAGGAATTTGTCTGTCTGAAGCGCAGACCATCACAAGT GTATCAAAAAGGCCAAGGATGGGGCCGGACAACCAGCTAATTGACATGGTTACAGAGTCTCAAAGTGTTGTTCGTGACTGCGAGGTCACTGCAATTCTCATCCTATATGGACTACCTAG gtTAATGACAGGATATATCTTGGCTCACGAGATGATGCATGCTTATCTAAGACTCAATG GATATAAGAATCTGAACAACGTTATTGAAGAGGGAATATGCCAAGTGCTAGGGCACTTGTGGTTGGAGTCTCAGACATACGCCCCTATTGAGGCTACTGAAGcagcagcttcttcttcttctcacgcTCCAGCTGCTACTGCATCCAAGAAAGGTGTATGCTCTGATTTTGAGAAGAAGCTGGTGGATTTTTGCAAGAATCAGATAGAAACAGATGATTCGCCTGTCTACGGTGTGGGGTTCAGAAAAGTTAACAAGATGGTGACAAATTCCAGCCTCAAGGAAACCCTCAAAGAGATTATTCACCGGGGTTGA
- the LOC108810748 gene encoding protein DA1-related 6-like isoform X1: MWCLSCFKPSTSEFEAEINLALEVSQHEADIQEAQQLDSAIQESSRLQKLEEEKGKRRTRELEKDAQIARALQYDERDNQLKDEQPAKTVVESSKEKRKSKQFEEQVKKDEQIAQDLQNRLNKNAFEERPGALRDKAVLDDKDEQLAKTAKSSKKKRKSKQFEEQVKKDEQVAQDLQNRLNKMTYEDSPGLHDNSVLDDKDEQLAKTVKSSKEKRKSKQFEEQVKKDEQVAQDLQNRLNKMAYEESPGLRDSAVLDDKDEQLAITAKSSKEKRKRKQFEEQVKNDEQIAQDLQNQFSEIAYKESMELHDNSVLGNEDEQFPKTAGTSFKLKGKEKILEQVKKDEELAARVHESLNMHVKKDEEELASRSSLDEEEQRLIWESLKGKGKIKELTDEEEENGKLPEMNPPRIMCGGCNFEIEHGRSVDVLGVLWHPECLWCDACHRPITVQEVENHVSNSRGKFHKTCYERYCYICKERKMKKYNHHPFWEERYCPAHESDGTPKCFSCERLEPRGTNYVKLGDRRWQCLECMESAVMDTYEASPLHFEIREFFEGLNMKIEKEFPFLLVEKQALNKAEQEEKIDYQFEVVTRGICLSEAQTITSVSKRPRMGPDNQLIDMVTESQSVVRDCEVTAILILYGLPRLMTGYILAHEMMHAYLRLNVTGYKNLNNVIEEGICQVLGHLWLESQTYAPIEATEAAASSSSHAPAATASKKGVCSDFEKKLVDFCKNQIETDDSPVYGVGFRKVNKMVTNSSLKETLKEIIHRG, encoded by the exons ATGTGGTGCCTCTCTTGCTTCAAACCCTCTACTTCTGAG TTTGAAGCAGAAATTAATCTTGCCTTAGAAGTTTCACAGCATGAAGCTGACATTCAAGAAGCTCAACAGCTTGATTCCGCCATTCAAGAATCTTCTCGTCTCCAAAAACTAGAAGAGGAAAAGGGAAAAAGGCGTACCAGAGAGTTAGAAAAGGATGCGCAGATTGCCCGTGCTTTGCAATATGATGAAAGAGACAACCAGCTGAAAGATGAGCAGCCTGCTAAGACTGTTGTGGAGAGTTCTAAGGAGAAACGCAAAAGCAAACAGTttgaagaacaagtgaagaaggATGAACAGATAGCGCAAGATCTTCAGAACCGCTTAAACAAGAACGCATTTGAGGAAAGACCAGGGGCCCTGCGTGATAAAGCTGTGCTTGACGACAAAGACGAGCAGCTTGCTAAAACCGCTAAGAGCTCAAAGAAGAAACGCAAAAGCAAACAGTttgaagaacaagtgaagaaggATGAACAGGTAGCACAAGATCTTCAAAACCGCTTAAACAAGATGACATATGAGGATAGTCCAGGGCTGCATGATAACTCTGTGTTGGACGACAAAGATGAGCAGCTTGCTAAAACCGTTAAGAGCTCAAAGGAAAAACGGAAAAGCAAACAGTTTGAAGAACAAGTGAAAAAGGATGAACAGGTAGCACAAGATCTTCAAAACCGCTTAAACAAGATGGCATATGAGGAAAGTCCAGGGCTGCGTGATAGCGCTGTGTTGGACGATAAAGATGAGCAGCTTGCTATCACCGCTAAGAGTTCAAAGGAGAAACGCAAAAGAAAACAGTTTGAAGAACAGGTGAAGAATGATGAACAGATAGCGCAAGATCTTCAAAACCAATTTAGTGAGATAGCATACAAGGAAAGTATGGAGCTGCATGACAACTCTGTGCTGGGTAATGAAGATGAGCAGTTTCCTAAGACCGCTGGGACGAGTTTCAAGCTTAAAGGTAAAGAAAAGATACTTGAACAAGTGAAGAAGGATGAAGAACTCGCTGCCAGAGTTCATGAGAGTCTAAACATG CATGTgaagaaggatgaagaagaaCTTGCTTCTAGATCGTCATTGGATGAAGAAGAACAGCGGTTAATTTGGGAGAGTTTGAAGGGCAAGGGTAAAATAAAGGAACTCACAGACGAGGAGGAAGAAAATGGAAAGCTTCCAGAGATGAATCCTCCTCGAAT CATGTGTGGTGGTTGCAACTTTGAGATTGAACATGGAAGATCTGTGGATGTCTTGGGTGTTCTTTGGCATCCTGAGTGTCTCTGGTGTGATGCTTGCCACAGACCAATAACTGTCCAGGAGGTTGAAAACCAT GTTTCAAACTCAAGAGGCAAGTTTCACAAGACCTGCTATGAACGGTACTGCTATATCTGCAAAGAGAGGAAG ATGAAAAAATACAATCATCATCCTTTCTGGGAGGAGAGGTACTGCCCTGCTCATGAATCTGATGGAACTCCCAAATGTTTCAGTTGCGAGAGGCTAGAG CCTAGGGGAACGAACTATGTAAAGCTTGGTGATCGTCGGTGGCAATGTCTAGAATGTATGGAATCTGCGGTAATGGATACTTATGAAGCCTCGCCTCTGCATTTTGAAATCCGTGAATTCTTCGAAGGCTTAAACATgaagattgagaaagaatttccttttcttttggtGGAGAAACAAGCGCTGAATAAAGCTGAGCAGGAAGAGAAGATT GACTACCAATTTGAGGTGGTAACCAGAGGAATTTGTCTGTCTGAAGCGCAGACCATCACAAGT GTATCAAAAAGGCCAAGGATGGGGCCGGACAACCAGCTAATTGACATGGTTACAGAGTCTCAAAGTGTTGTTCGTGACTGCGAGGTCACTGCAATTCTCATCCTATATGGACTACCTAG gtTAATGACAGGATATATCTTGGCTCACGAGATGATGCATGCTTATCTAAGACTCAATG TGACAGGATATAAGAATCTGAACAACGTTATTGAAGAGGGAATATGCCAAGTGCTAGGGCACTTGTGGTTGGAGTCTCAGACATACGCCCCTATTGAGGCTACTGAAGcagcagcttcttcttcttctcacgcTCCAGCTGCTACTGCATCCAAGAAAGGTGTATGCTCTGATTTTGAGAAGAAGCTGGTGGATTTTTGCAAGAATCAGATAGAAACAGATGATTCGCCTGTCTACGGTGTGGGGTTCAGAAAAGTTAACAAGATGGTGACAAATTCCAGCCTCAAGGAAACCCTCAAAGAGATTATTCACCGGGGTTGA
- the LOC108810748 gene encoding protein DA1-related 6-like isoform X3: protein MWCLSCFKPSTSEFEAEINLALEVSQHEADIQEAQQLDSAIQESSRLQKLEEEKGKRRTRELEKDAQIARALQYDERDNQLKDEQPAKTVVESSKEKRKSKQFEEQVKKDEQIAQDLQNRLNKNAFEERPGALRDKAVLDDKDEQLAKTAKSSKKKRKSKQFEEQVKKDEQVAQDLQNRLNKMTYEDSPGLHDNSVLDDKDEQLAKTVKSSKEKRKSKQFEEQVKKDEQVAQDLQNRLNKMAYEESPGLRDSAVLDDKDEQLAITAKSSKEKRKRKQFEEQVKNDEQIAQDLQNQFSEIAYKESMELHDNSVLGNEDEQFPKTAGTSFKLKGKEKILEQVKKDEELAARVHESLNMKDEEELASRSSLDEEEQRLIWESLKGKGKIKELTDEEEENGKLPEMNPPRIMCGGCNFEIEHGRSVDVLGVLWHPECLWCDACHRPITVQEVENHVSNSRGKFHKTCYERYCYICKERKMKKYNHHPFWEERYCPAHESDGTPKCFSCERLEPRGTNYVKLGDRRWQCLECMESAVMDTYEASPLHFEIREFFEGLNMKIEKEFPFLLVEKQALNKAEQEEKIDYQFEVVTRGICLSEAQTITSVSKRPRMGPDNQLIDMVTESQSVVRDCEVTAILILYGLPRLMTGYILAHEMMHAYLRLNVTGYKNLNNVIEEGICQVLGHLWLESQTYAPIEATEAAASSSSHAPAATASKKGVCSDFEKKLVDFCKNQIETDDSPVYGVGFRKVNKMVTNSSLKETLKEIIHRG from the exons ATGTGGTGCCTCTCTTGCTTCAAACCCTCTACTTCTGAG TTTGAAGCAGAAATTAATCTTGCCTTAGAAGTTTCACAGCATGAAGCTGACATTCAAGAAGCTCAACAGCTTGATTCCGCCATTCAAGAATCTTCTCGTCTCCAAAAACTAGAAGAGGAAAAGGGAAAAAGGCGTACCAGAGAGTTAGAAAAGGATGCGCAGATTGCCCGTGCTTTGCAATATGATGAAAGAGACAACCAGCTGAAAGATGAGCAGCCTGCTAAGACTGTTGTGGAGAGTTCTAAGGAGAAACGCAAAAGCAAACAGTttgaagaacaagtgaagaaggATGAACAGATAGCGCAAGATCTTCAGAACCGCTTAAACAAGAACGCATTTGAGGAAAGACCAGGGGCCCTGCGTGATAAAGCTGTGCTTGACGACAAAGACGAGCAGCTTGCTAAAACCGCTAAGAGCTCAAAGAAGAAACGCAAAAGCAAACAGTttgaagaacaagtgaagaaggATGAACAGGTAGCACAAGATCTTCAAAACCGCTTAAACAAGATGACATATGAGGATAGTCCAGGGCTGCATGATAACTCTGTGTTGGACGACAAAGATGAGCAGCTTGCTAAAACCGTTAAGAGCTCAAAGGAAAAACGGAAAAGCAAACAGTTTGAAGAACAAGTGAAAAAGGATGAACAGGTAGCACAAGATCTTCAAAACCGCTTAAACAAGATGGCATATGAGGAAAGTCCAGGGCTGCGTGATAGCGCTGTGTTGGACGATAAAGATGAGCAGCTTGCTATCACCGCTAAGAGTTCAAAGGAGAAACGCAAAAGAAAACAGTTTGAAGAACAGGTGAAGAATGATGAACAGATAGCGCAAGATCTTCAAAACCAATTTAGTGAGATAGCATACAAGGAAAGTATGGAGCTGCATGACAACTCTGTGCTGGGTAATGAAGATGAGCAGTTTCCTAAGACCGCTGGGACGAGTTTCAAGCTTAAAGGTAAAGAAAAGATACTTGAACAAGTGAAGAAGGATGAAGAACTCGCTGCCAGAGTTCATGAGAGTCTAAACATG aaggatgaagaagaaCTTGCTTCTAGATCGTCATTGGATGAAGAAGAACAGCGGTTAATTTGGGAGAGTTTGAAGGGCAAGGGTAAAATAAAGGAACTCACAGACGAGGAGGAAGAAAATGGAAAGCTTCCAGAGATGAATCCTCCTCGAAT CATGTGTGGTGGTTGCAACTTTGAGATTGAACATGGAAGATCTGTGGATGTCTTGGGTGTTCTTTGGCATCCTGAGTGTCTCTGGTGTGATGCTTGCCACAGACCAATAACTGTCCAGGAGGTTGAAAACCAT GTTTCAAACTCAAGAGGCAAGTTTCACAAGACCTGCTATGAACGGTACTGCTATATCTGCAAAGAGAGGAAG ATGAAAAAATACAATCATCATCCTTTCTGGGAGGAGAGGTACTGCCCTGCTCATGAATCTGATGGAACTCCCAAATGTTTCAGTTGCGAGAGGCTAGAG CCTAGGGGAACGAACTATGTAAAGCTTGGTGATCGTCGGTGGCAATGTCTAGAATGTATGGAATCTGCGGTAATGGATACTTATGAAGCCTCGCCTCTGCATTTTGAAATCCGTGAATTCTTCGAAGGCTTAAACATgaagattgagaaagaatttccttttcttttggtGGAGAAACAAGCGCTGAATAAAGCTGAGCAGGAAGAGAAGATT GACTACCAATTTGAGGTGGTAACCAGAGGAATTTGTCTGTCTGAAGCGCAGACCATCACAAGT GTATCAAAAAGGCCAAGGATGGGGCCGGACAACCAGCTAATTGACATGGTTACAGAGTCTCAAAGTGTTGTTCGTGACTGCGAGGTCACTGCAATTCTCATCCTATATGGACTACCTAG gtTAATGACAGGATATATCTTGGCTCACGAGATGATGCATGCTTATCTAAGACTCAATG TGACAGGATATAAGAATCTGAACAACGTTATTGAAGAGGGAATATGCCAAGTGCTAGGGCACTTGTGGTTGGAGTCTCAGACATACGCCCCTATTGAGGCTACTGAAGcagcagcttcttcttcttctcacgcTCCAGCTGCTACTGCATCCAAGAAAGGTGTATGCTCTGATTTTGAGAAGAAGCTGGTGGATTTTTGCAAGAATCAGATAGAAACAGATGATTCGCCTGTCTACGGTGTGGGGTTCAGAAAAGTTAACAAGATGGTGACAAATTCCAGCCTCAAGGAAACCCTCAAAGAGATTATTCACCGGGGTTGA
- the LOC130495848 gene encoding uncharacterized protein At1g43920, Chloroplastic-like: protein MSSSSEINHGGEIRGFPVKCECGLRVKPYLLKIQENPGRPFYRCITKKDGHLFKWVEDAVCEEVEDAIPKIEIIGRKLTNTITEVDELKTLIKDLKEGVARSEMEIKKWKALMMFFDVSSMYVMYVDIVVVFEFAFDIVVVFQCTGYGNETFMFVS from the exons ATGAGTTCATCTTCAGAGATAAATCATGGGGGAGAAATTCGTGGATTCCCAGTGAAGTGTGAGTGTGGTTTACGCGTAAAGCCTTACCTATTGAAGATACAAGAGAATCCAGGAAGACCTTTCTACCGTTGCATAACCAAAAAAGAT GGACATTTATTCAAGTGGGTTGAGGATGCTGTGTGTGAAGAGGTTGAAGATGCTATTCCAAAAATCGAAATCATTGGCAGGAAGCTTACTAATACCATAACTGAGGTAGATGAGTTAAAGACTTTGATTAAAGATTTGAAAGAAGGTGTAGCAAGGAGCGAGATGGAAATAAAGAAGTGGAAAGCGTTGATGATGTT CTTTGATGTTTCTTCTATGTATGTCATGTATGTCGACATTGTTGTTGTCTTTGAGTTTGCATTTGACATTGTTGTTGTGTTTCAGTGCACTGGGTATGGTAATGAGACATTCATGTTTGTTTCATGA